The uncultured Trichococcus sp. DNA window TTGTACATTTCCTATATCACTGGTCTGAATGTGCAGCAGATAAAAGAGGATAGCTCACTTTCCGTCAGGCGCAATATCCTGCTGCATTCAATCGTCTTTCTGTTGGGTGTTTCGGCTGTATACCTCACTTTGGGTCTTGGCGTGAGCTATCTCGGAAATCTGTTCAGTTCCGTGCTGACCGGTCCGGTGAGTGTCTTGCTGCAGCGGCTGGCGGGGCTGCTCATCATCCTGATGGGCTTGACGACAGTCGGTTATCTGAAGATTCCGCTTCTGCTGGGGGATCGCCGGAAACTGAAGACAACGAAAGGCGTCAGCTTCCTTTCGACATTTTTGATCGGGCTGGGCTTCGCAGCCGGCTGGACGCCTTGTATCGGCCCGATTTTTTCATCGATCCTGCTGCTGGGGAATGCGATGGGGTCGCCACCGGTGCTGTATCTGCTGATGTACGTGCTTGGCTTTTCGGTGCCATTCCTATTGGTAACTTTTTTCATCGGAAGGCTCAAATCCATTTTGAAGTACAGCGAAACGTTCATGAAAATCGGCGGATGGCTGATGATCCTGTTCGGCCTGTTGTTGCTCACCGGAAGGCTTGAAGCTTTGTCGATCGCTATCTTGAATTTATTGGAAGGTACGCCTTTTGAGCGTCTCGGTTAGGGGGATTTGTTTGTGCAGAAGAAAGTAATCTGGTTTTTATTGGGGGCCGCCTTTTTGTGGGTCCTGTCCGATTTCGGGAAGAGCTACTTTGCGGGTACGGAAACGAGCGAAATGGTGACAGTTTCCCAGGGCGTGCCAGCATCGGAAGCACCGGAAGCCCAAACAGGCATCAACATCGGACAGCTTGCGTATGATTTTGAATTGCAGGATATGGATGGCAATGCGGTGAAGCTTTCCGATTACAGAGGGAAAAAGGTTTTTCTGAATTTCTGGGCCAGCTGGTGTCCGCCTTGCAAGGCGGAGATGCCGCATCTGCAGGCATTTTCGGAGGAACAGGAAGATACGGTGGTGCTCGGCGTGAACGTCACGAATTCGGAAAGCCATCCCGACAATGCGGCCGTATTCTTGGAGGAAAATGCGATCAGCTTCCTGAATCTCTACGGCACGGATCAAGTGTTCGCTCAATACCAAGTCCAGTCGTTGCCGACTTCTTATCTGATCGGATCGGACGGGAAAATCTACGAACGCATCATTGGGGCCGTCACAAAGGATATTCTCGAAGCCAAATTTGCGATGATCAAATAGAATGAATGCAAACAAAAAGTGGTCCAACCTCGCAAACGCGGGCTGGGCCACTTTTTTTGACACATAGGAATTTATAAAATTTTCCAGAGTGAAAAGTGCATCACCGTAGGTGTTTCACAAGTTTGTAAAATGTTTCATGCATCTAAAATAATGTCCAGCTTCACGGGTTAGCCCTTCGGAAAAAAGAATAAGGAACCTCTTGTCTCTGCGAGCCAAGACATACTGTTCGACTAATCTGCTGACGCAGAAAGTCTCTCAGCAATTGCGCTCTTCGATGCTCAGTTGCATGGGACTCTTAGGGATTCATCCCTTAGAGCCCCAGTACAAGGTGACCGTAGGGAACGTTGCAAGGACAGATTTCCTAAATTTCTTTCAGGGCTGAACGAACCCGTTCAGCTTTTCTTACATAAAATCTATCAGATGAGATGATAGGTGCCGCGCAAGTCTTTTTCATACGGACCCATTTCGGCCAAGTAATCCATCATCGCTTCGAGTGCATGCTTTTCCAAATTCTTGTGTTCTTTTCCGAACTTTTTCGGCACGCCCTGGTTGGTCACATAGCTGACCGTGTATTCTTTATCCGGAAGAACTTCTTCTCCGCCGATGAAGAGTTTTTGGACACGCGTTCCTTTCGGATTTTCCAGTTTGATGTAGGCATGCAAACCCATCGCCCGCTTCAGGTAGCCGCCCATCTGATCGAAGGGATTGGCTGCATAGGTGTTCTCCATGTTTTCCTCGAGCATGGCCAACAGTT harbors:
- a CDS encoding TlpA disulfide reductase family protein — its product is MQKKVIWFLLGAAFLWVLSDFGKSYFAGTETSEMVTVSQGVPASEAPEAQTGINIGQLAYDFELQDMDGNAVKLSDYRGKKVFLNFWASWCPPCKAEMPHLQAFSEEQEDTVVLGVNVTNSESHPDNAAVFLEENAISFLNLYGTDQVFAQYQVQSLPTSYLIGSDGKIYERIIGAVTKDILEAKFAMIK
- a CDS encoding cytochrome c biogenesis protein CcdA, producing MTTWVAFAAGALSFLSPCTLPLLPLYISYITGLNVQQIKEDSSLSVRRNILLHSIVFLLGVSAVYLTLGLGVSYLGNLFSSVLTGPVSVLLQRLAGLLIILMGLTTVGYLKIPLLLGDRRKLKTTKGVSFLSTFLIGLGFAAGWTPCIGPIFSSILLLGNAMGSPPVLYLLMYVLGFSVPFLLVTFFIGRLKSILKYSETFMKIGGWLMILFGLLLLTGRLEALSIAILNLLEGTPFERLG